Proteins encoded together in one Ferroglobus placidus DSM 10642 window:
- a CDS encoding glutamate synthase-related protein, translated as MVFEISIDRDRCIKCLRCVRYCPTEALGEEDKMPVVKKQTACVGCGNCVDVCPAYAIQVSGTSDLEDRGIWSRSIVHDIWLKAETGTYLVRGTGATRPVPHFDDLVILPAQTSRPPIDKYREPCNTRVVLGDRYAEEPLVLETPIMVAAMSFGAISLEAKVAIAIGTAMAGTATNTGEGGMHPEERKHAKLLIAQYASGRFGVSAKYLNDADGIEIKIGQGAKAGMGGHLLGEKVTEEIAMIRGIPPGTDALSPARHMDIIGPEDLAMKIEQLREITDWRIPIAVKYSAGRVADDVKIAAKAGADIIVVDGMQGGTGATPDVVANHAGIPTIAAIVQADQALREIGLRDKVSLVAAGGIRTGADVAKALALGADAVQIGTGALIALGCTVCRQCHIGKCPKGIATQDPKLRRRLDPQKGGIRVYNYIKAMTEELKILTQQAGKTDVRNLEMEDLRALTINASAITGVKLVGWDKPFRFP; from the coding sequence ATGGTATTCGAGATTAGTATCGATAGGGACAGATGTATAAAGTGCCTAAGGTGCGTTAGATACTGTCCAACAGAAGCTTTAGGCGAAGAAGATAAAATGCCGGTGGTGAAGAAGCAGACTGCTTGCGTTGGCTGCGGAAATTGCGTTGACGTGTGTCCAGCATATGCCATTCAGGTTTCCGGAACTTCCGACCTCGAAGATAGAGGCATTTGGAGCAGAAGTATTGTTCACGACATCTGGCTAAAAGCTGAGACTGGAACGTATCTTGTTAGAGGAACTGGAGCAACTCGTCCCGTCCCCCACTTCGACGATTTAGTAATTCTGCCGGCTCAAACTTCCCGTCCGCCCATAGACAAGTATAGAGAACCCTGCAATACCAGGGTCGTTTTGGGAGACAGATATGCTGAAGAGCCTCTCGTTCTTGAAACTCCGATAATGGTAGCGGCAATGAGTTTCGGAGCTATAAGCTTGGAGGCGAAGGTTGCGATAGCAATAGGAACGGCTATGGCTGGAACGGCAACAAACACCGGCGAAGGAGGAATGCATCCGGAGGAAAGGAAACATGCGAAGCTTCTAATAGCCCAGTACGCAAGCGGAAGGTTTGGAGTTTCAGCCAAATACCTCAACGATGCAGACGGAATTGAAATAAAGATAGGTCAGGGGGCGAAAGCTGGAATGGGAGGACACTTACTCGGAGAAAAGGTTACGGAGGAAATAGCGATGATCAGAGGAATCCCTCCCGGAACAGATGCCCTCTCCCCAGCGAGACACATGGACATAATAGGTCCGGAAGACCTCGCTATGAAGATAGAGCAGCTTAGGGAAATTACAGACTGGAGAATTCCGATAGCCGTCAAGTACTCGGCTGGCAGAGTTGCGGATGACGTTAAGATAGCGGCAAAGGCTGGGGCTGATATAATCGTCGTTGACGGAATGCAAGGAGGAACTGGAGCTACTCCGGACGTCGTAGCGAACCACGCCGGAATTCCGACGATAGCTGCGATAGTTCAGGCTGATCAGGCGTTGAGGGAAATAGGGCTCAGGGACAAGGTAAGCCTCGTCGCTGCCGGAGGAATCAGAACCGGAGCTGACGTTGCTAAAGCTTTAGCTCTCGGTGCTGATGCTGTGCAGATAGGCACCGGAGCTTTAATAGCTTTGGGCTGCACGGTCTGCAGACAGTGCCACATAGGGAAGTGTCCGAAGGGAATAGCAACGCAAGATCCAAAGCTCAGAAGAAGGCTTGATCCGCAAAAAGGAGGTATAAGAGTTTACAACTACATAAAAGCTATGACAGAAGAGCTGAAAATTTTAACTCAACAAGCTGGAAAAACTGACGTGAGAAACCTCGAGATGGAGGATTTAAGAGCTTTAACGATAAACGCTTCTGCTATAACCGGAGTGAAGCTCGTAGGATGGGACAAGCCTTTCAGGTTTCCGTAA
- a CDS encoding GltB/FmdC/FwdC-like GXGXG domain-containing protein, with product MESFQEMMSMEIDCKELSVREINRMLKEAVKNGEKKIILKNPGAKHYIGAGLIGDVEIIVKGSVGFFAGTMFHGPKMIVERNAGWFAGDNMTEGYIEIKGNAGDGVGQGIYGGVIVVRGDAGARTGEIMKNGTIIIGGKSDFMTGLFMMGGKIIVLGDLKSMAGESMVRGVIYVKGEVESLGKNAKLVEINEKDEEFLKEILKKYDFPAFTNKFRKIVPEKKRFVYGTAPSEEG from the coding sequence ATGGAGAGTTTTCAGGAGATGATGTCGATGGAAATCGATTGCAAGGAGCTGAGCGTAAGAGAGATAAACAGGATGTTGAAAGAAGCCGTAAAAAACGGAGAAAAAAAGATCATTCTGAAAAATCCGGGAGCAAAACACTACATAGGAGCAGGATTGATCGGAGACGTTGAGATAATAGTTAAAGGGAGCGTCGGCTTCTTTGCAGGAACTATGTTCCACGGTCCAAAGATGATTGTCGAAAGAAACGCGGGATGGTTCGCCGGAGACAACATGACCGAAGGATACATCGAGATAAAAGGAAACGCCGGAGATGGGGTTGGGCAAGGAATATACGGAGGTGTGATAGTCGTCAGAGGGGATGCGGGAGCGAGAACCGGAGAAATAATGAAGAACGGAACGATAATAATCGGTGGAAAGAGCGATTTCATGACCGGATTATTCATGATGGGTGGAAAGATCATAGTTCTCGGAGATCTAAAGAGCATGGCTGGCGAGTCGATGGTGAGAGGAGTTATATACGTTAAAGGGGAAGTGGAAAGTCTCGGAAAGAATGCTAAGCTTGTTGAGATAAATGAGAAGGACGAGGAGTTCTTGAAGGAGATTCTCAAAAAGTACGATTTCCCGGCATTCACAAATAAATTCAGGAAGATAGTTCCAGAAAAGAAGAGGTTCGTTTACGGAACGGCTCCTTCGGAGGAGGGTTAA
- a CDS encoding class II glutamine amidotransferase domain-containing protein: protein MCGIVGVLFKKRRDDLGSIVVEMMKNLQHRGKDGAGVAIYNSRSLDEDEFIIRLEILGDTFERIETTEKVEEILERFAKLKSTETVREGEDYVIKDFNVKGIDFPLLKKLALRLQSMERVSVLSAGKFEIFKDVGYITHVDEAYGISKRGGTHAIGHIRFSTESGVDRYHAHPFQSFLYPDIAVVHNGQITNYWKTRARLEAKGHYFTTDNDTECIVHYVADKLLEGYSLEEALESAVNGLDGPFAFIISTPNEIGVAKDKLGLRPALVAEDSEVFAISSEEVALEPLGLKTEYLAPGEWRVFRR from the coding sequence ATGTGCGGGATAGTCGGTGTTCTTTTCAAGAAGAGGAGAGATGACCTCGGTAGCATTGTCGTTGAAATGATGAAGAACCTTCAGCACAGGGGAAAGGATGGAGCGGGAGTTGCGATTTACAACTCACGATCCCTCGATGAGGACGAATTTATAATAAGGCTCGAAATACTCGGAGACACTTTCGAAAGAATTGAAACGACTGAAAAGGTCGAAGAAATTTTGGAGAGATTTGCCAAGCTAAAATCAACGGAAACAGTAAGGGAAGGAGAGGATTACGTAATCAAGGACTTCAACGTTAAGGGAATTGACTTTCCGCTTCTCAAAAAATTAGCTTTAAGGTTGCAGTCAATGGAAAGAGTTTCAGTCCTTTCAGCCGGGAAGTTCGAGATATTCAAGGATGTCGGCTACATTACCCACGTTGACGAAGCTTACGGAATATCGAAGAGAGGAGGGACTCATGCGATAGGACACATAAGATTCTCAACCGAGAGCGGAGTAGACAGATATCACGCCCACCCCTTCCAGAGCTTTCTGTATCCGGACATAGCAGTGGTGCACAACGGACAGATAACGAACTACTGGAAAACGAGAGCGAGACTTGAAGCTAAAGGACACTACTTCACAACTGATAACGACACCGAATGCATAGTTCACTACGTTGCCGACAAGCTTCTGGAAGGATACAGCCTCGAAGAAGCTTTGGAAAGTGCCGTAAACGGCCTGGACGGACCTTTCGCATTTATTATTTCAACTCCGAACGAGATCGGCGTGGCTAAAGACAAACTCGGTTTACGCCCGGCTTTAGTAGCTGAAGACAGTGAAGTTTTTGCGATTTCGAGTGAGGAGGTAGCTTTAGAGCCGTTAGGTCTTAAAACGGAATATTTAGCTCCCGGCGAATGGAGAGTTTTCAGGAGATGA
- a CDS encoding type 1 glutamine amidotransferase, which produces MKVVAIQHSPVEPLGYIEKILEEKGIAFDYERVYETNEVRARYASHIIILGGPMGAYEDDLYPFLSEEKNLIREAIKNNLPILGICLGAQLIASAMGSKVYPYKKELGWYDVKKVGDDEITRGLPEKMRVFQWHNDTFDLPNDSKLLYEGKVVRNQAFRLGKAIGLQFHIEMTLDLIKTWLKYEKGMDEEEKSKIIEDSKIFLPEMQRSCKILLENFLKL; this is translated from the coding sequence GTGAAGGTTGTCGCAATACAGCACTCTCCCGTTGAACCCCTTGGATACATAGAGAAGATACTCGAAGAGAAGGGAATCGCTTTCGATTACGAGAGGGTGTACGAGACGAACGAAGTTAGAGCGAGGTACGCATCTCACATAATAATTTTGGGCGGACCCATGGGGGCTTACGAAGACGATTTGTATCCTTTCCTCTCCGAGGAGAAAAACCTGATCAGAGAGGCTATAAAAAACAATCTCCCCATCCTCGGCATCTGCCTCGGTGCTCAGCTCATAGCGAGTGCTATGGGAAGTAAAGTTTACCCCTACAAAAAGGAGCTCGGCTGGTATGACGTTAAGAAGGTGGGAGATGACGAGATAACAAGAGGTCTGCCCGAGAAGATGAGGGTTTTCCAGTGGCACAACGACACTTTTGATTTACCAAACGATAGCAAGCTCCTATACGAGGGAAAAGTTGTGAGAAATCAAGCTTTCAGATTGGGAAAAGCGATAGGGTTACAGTTCCACATAGAGATGACCCTCGATTTGATAAAAACGTGGCTGAAGTACGAGAAAGGAATGGATGAAGAGGAAAAATCGAAGATAATCGAAGATAGCAAGATTTTTTTGCCTGAGATGCAGAGAAGCTGCAAAATTCTTCTCGAAAATTTCCTGAAGCTTTAG
- the hisC gene encoding histidinol-phosphate transaminase — protein sequence MRYVVGLINKYDAGKFPKDLKEMGIGRVIQLASNENPYPPPEEVIEAVKKEVLWINRYPHPEYRDLKEKIAEYCKVDYGMISIGSGAMDILKVIADVLLEPFDKVVVPMPSYSYYTFVSMLRDAGVEEVIFEGYRVNVESLSGKLVFLCSPNNPTGNTVDEKTVRDACENFEYVVLDEAYAEFAGKSFVKLLDEYENLIILRTFSKYFGLAGMRVGYSLSNESIAEAIEKIRSPFAISPLAAKAAEVALDNLDYYERVRRKIVTLREKMRRELENYYYVYPSEANFLLFKHDRENLVDEFLKRGIILRDVTGLRGLEGNHVRVTVGREGEVEIFLEVLREINED from the coding sequence GTGAGGTACGTCGTCGGTTTGATAAACAAGTACGACGCTGGAAAATTCCCGAAAGATTTAAAGGAAATGGGGATAGGCAGAGTTATTCAGCTTGCATCAAACGAAAACCCTTATCCCCCTCCGGAGGAGGTTATCGAAGCTGTTAAAAAGGAGGTTTTGTGGATAAATCGATATCCCCATCCGGAGTACAGAGATTTAAAGGAGAAGATAGCGGAATACTGTAAAGTTGATTACGGCATGATTTCCATCGGGAGTGGAGCGATGGACATTCTCAAAGTGATTGCAGACGTTCTGCTTGAGCCTTTCGATAAAGTCGTTGTGCCCATGCCTTCCTACAGCTACTACACCTTCGTTTCAATGCTGAGGGATGCTGGAGTTGAGGAGGTAATTTTTGAGGGATACAGAGTTAACGTGGAAAGTCTCTCCGGAAAGCTCGTCTTCCTCTGCTCTCCGAACAATCCGACCGGGAACACCGTAGACGAAAAAACGGTGAGAGATGCTTGCGAGAATTTCGAGTACGTTGTTTTGGACGAGGCTTACGCGGAATTTGCGGGAAAAAGCTTTGTAAAGCTTCTTGACGAATACGAGAACCTCATAATTCTCAGAACGTTCTCCAAGTATTTCGGATTAGCGGGAATGAGAGTCGGTTACTCCCTTTCCAACGAAAGTATTGCTGAGGCTATCGAAAAAATAAGGAGTCCCTTCGCAATTTCACCGCTCGCTGCCAAAGCGGCAGAGGTCGCTCTGGATAATCTGGATTACTATGAGAGGGTTAGGAGGAAAATAGTGACGCTGAGGGAGAAAATGAGGAGGGAGCTCGAAAATTATTATTACGTTTATCCGAGCGAAGCGAACTTCTTGCTTTTCAAGCACGACAGAGAAAATTTGGTCGACGAGTTTTTGAAGAGGGGAATTATTCTAAGAGATGTGACGGGATTGAGGGGGCTCGAAGGAAATCACGTTAGGGTGACGGTTGGGAGGGAAGGAGAGGTCGAGATTTTTCTTGAAGTTTTGAGGGAAATAAATGAAGATTAG
- a CDS encoding Mov34/MPN/PAD-1 family protein, with protein MKIRRELIEALIEAAKETHPHEFFALLTGKRGVIEEFIFIPFESGENFASFNLDLVPLGMKIYGTAHSHPSSNPYPSSEDLRTFTHGKVHIIIHYPYCKNCWKAYDSRGNEVVLEVVD; from the coding sequence ATGAAGATTAGAAGGGAGTTAATAGAGGCGTTGATTGAAGCAGCTAAGGAAACGCATCCTCACGAGTTTTTCGCTCTGCTTACAGGAAAAAGAGGAGTTATAGAGGAGTTCATCTTTATCCCCTTCGAATCTGGAGAGAACTTCGCCTCCTTTAACCTCGACTTGGTACCTTTGGGAATGAAAATTTACGGAACAGCCCACAGCCACCCGAGTTCGAATCCTTATCCGTCGAGCGAGGACTTGAGGACTTTTACTCACGGAAAAGTTCACATAATCATACACTACCCCTACTGCAAAAACTGCTGGAAGGCTTACGACAGCAGAGGAAACGAGGTTGTGCTCGAAGTTGTGGATTGA
- a CDS encoding ArsR/SmtB family transcription factor, with protein sequence MLEEDKISVEEAKILMNKFRTKILKHLSERRYTASELARLLNLSVPTVHYHLSLLEKAGFVRKVRSNRKWKYYELTEAGKSILRKKSLRIIIFSTLVVIVFLTKLLLFKNRNIAPKPLGGTVTPVEIILFAILAASITAIVIYVAYKLVKE encoded by the coding sequence ATGTTGGAAGAAGACAAAATATCTGTCGAGGAAGCTAAGATTCTTATGAACAAGTTTCGGACAAAAATTTTGAAGCATTTGAGTGAAAGAAGGTATACTGCCTCAGAATTGGCAAGGTTGTTGAATTTATCGGTACCAACAGTACATTACCATCTCTCTCTTCTTGAAAAAGCTGGATTCGTTAGAAAGGTTCGGTCAAACAGGAAATGGAAATACTATGAATTGACGGAAGCTGGAAAAAGTATTTTGAGAAAGAAGTCTTTAAGAATAATTATATTTTCAACTCTCGTTGTGATTGTGTTTTTAACAAAATTGCTCTTGTTCAAGAATAGAAATATCGCTCCAAAACCCCTTGGCGGTACTGTAACTCCTGTGGAAATTATACTTTTTGCAATTTTAGCAGCAAGCATTACAGCTATAGTAATTTACGTAGCTTACAAACTCGTTAAAGAGTAA
- a CDS encoding DUF6345 domain-containing protein, producing MRKSGGVEVGIVLLFVLAAIDAVNAYEYSITIVEDYEHSSDLWPCNVEDLTPWGTREANVVEEWLSNAGWSKVFRHKDSGVTKEDFGTSNAGYQGLDEADFHFHIGHGYNLPVWGTFLALWNWSPCSGGLTIHPSDVAKKWDFDNEWVFLHSCNVLSDVSEWGKALKYSHMIMGFSTTTYTSTELLDRFFRAAIEWDWDVYWSYYHATTETYKGYDSTIKAVIIADNSDQLYNDHLWGQGNVEPDEYPDDDEVVYREWICSGGE from the coding sequence ATGAGAAAAAGTGGTGGAGTTGAAGTAGGGATCGTTCTACTATTCGTTTTAGCAGCCATAGATGCTGTGAACGCCTATGAATATTCAATAACAATTGTTGAAGACTACGAGCACAGTTCTGACTTATGGCCATGTAACGTAGAGGACCTTACACCTTGGGGTACAAGGGAAGCTAATGTTGTCGAAGAATGGCTCAGTAATGCTGGATGGTCCAAAGTTTTTCGTCATAAAGATAGCGGTGTTACAAAAGAGGACTTTGGTACAAGTAATGCAGGATATCAAGGGCTAGACGAGGCGGATTTTCATTTCCACATTGGTCATGGATATAATTTACCGGTCTGGGGGACTTTCTTAGCACTCTGGAACTGGTCTCCGTGCTCGGGGGGTCTTACGATCCATCCATCTGATGTTGCTAAAAAATGGGATTTTGACAATGAGTGGGTCTTTTTGCACAGCTGTAATGTGTTGAGCGATGTTAGTGAGTGGGGTAAAGCGCTAAAGTATTCCCACATGATTATGGGATTTTCCACAACAACGTACACAAGCACAGAATTGCTTGATAGATTCTTTAGAGCAGCGATTGAGTGGGATTGGGATGTGTATTGGTCATATTATCATGCAACTACGGAGACTTACAAGGGTTATGATAGTACAATTAAAGCGGTAATCATTGCAGACAATTCTGATCAGCTATATAACGATCATTTGTGGGGTCAGGGGAATGTTGAGCCAGATGAATACCCAGACGATGATGAAGTCGTTTATAGAGAGTGGATTTGTTCGGGAGGTGAGTAA